A genomic region of Alicyclobacillus sp. SO9 contains the following coding sequences:
- the aroB gene encoding 3-dehydroquinate synthase, which produces MTTQLTVHSHSHSYPVVIGAGLRRNAGGWLRDLGVSKDAVVMVVTDTTVVSNGYLEPVLASCRAEGFAVHAHSIFPGDASKSLQTTEELYNVLLDAGLRRNGIIIALGGGVVGDLTGFVASTFLRGIPFVQMPTTLLAHDSSIGGKVGVNLERGKNLVGAFYPPLAVLYDTETLQTLPEAQWRAGMAEVIKHGIIGDPSLFERLEALPYASIPSASEVESLLSSAINVKRAVIEQDEQEKNLRMVLNIGHTVGHAIEQYSNYGLTHGEAVSIGLTIESRIAVNRGMLSTENFTRIRQTLMNHGLAVQAPNYPFDALAAILNFDKKHSSSGSWTFVLPEDIGKVTIVQDVAYGEVERSYMEMLKQEASE; this is translated from the coding sequence ATGACGACACAGTTGACGGTGCACAGTCACAGCCACTCCTACCCAGTTGTCATCGGAGCGGGACTTCGAAGAAATGCGGGAGGCTGGTTACGAGATTTAGGTGTATCCAAAGACGCGGTGGTGATGGTGGTTACGGATACAACTGTTGTGTCCAACGGTTACCTGGAACCTGTGCTGGCAAGTTGTCGCGCCGAAGGATTTGCAGTCCACGCTCACAGCATCTTTCCCGGGGACGCAAGCAAATCCCTGCAGACGACCGAAGAGCTATACAACGTTCTGCTCGATGCAGGACTGCGGCGCAACGGCATCATCATTGCCCTCGGGGGCGGAGTCGTCGGTGATTTGACCGGATTTGTTGCCTCAACCTTTTTACGGGGCATTCCGTTTGTCCAAATGCCAACAACATTGTTAGCTCATGACAGCAGCATTGGCGGGAAGGTTGGAGTCAACTTGGAACGCGGCAAAAATCTGGTTGGAGCTTTCTATCCTCCTTTGGCTGTACTGTATGACACTGAAACCCTGCAGACACTGCCGGAAGCTCAGTGGCGAGCGGGAATGGCTGAAGTCATCAAGCATGGTATCATCGGAGACCCTTCGCTATTCGAGAGACTAGAAGCTCTCCCCTATGCGTCCATCCCCTCTGCTTCAGAAGTAGAATCATTACTCAGTAGTGCAATCAACGTAAAGAGAGCCGTAATTGAACAGGACGAACAGGAAAAGAACCTGCGTATGGTGCTGAATATCGGGCATACTGTCGGCCACGCCATTGAACAGTATTCCAATTACGGACTAACCCACGGTGAGGCGGTTTCCATTGGATTAACGATTGAATCCCGTATTGCAGTAAATCGCGGTATGCTTTCAACAGAGAATTTTACACGAATAAGACAGACACTGATGAATCACGGTCTGGCCGTGCAAGCGCCAAACTATCCATTTGACGCTTTGGCTGCTATTTTGAACTTTGACAAGAAGCACAGTTCGTCTGGCAGTTGGACTTTCGTTCTGCCCGAGGATATTGGCAAAGTGACAATTGTTCAGGACGTGGCATATGGAGAAGTAGAGAGGTCCTACATGGAGATGTTGAAACAGGAGGCAAGCGAATGA
- the aroC gene encoding chorismate synthase — protein sequence MIRYLSAGESHGPQLTVIVEGFPSRMHISKAEIDEQLRRRQQGYGRGRRMQIETDTVEITSGVRFGQTMGTPITMLVGNRDFKNWQEKMSVWDEAPDNLKQVTRPRPGHADLAGAIKYDHEDIRNVLERASARNTATMVAAGALARQLLEQFGIQVAGHVVEIGGEQVREVPHDLTTLRQQAEQSVVRVADKTTEAAMIEKIDEAKERGDTVGGVFEIVIEGCPVGLGSFAHPDRKLDGRLASAMMSIQAIKGVEIGLGFEAARRFGSKVHDAIEYNGSSYVRPSNGAGGLEGGVTNGQPVVLRVAMKPISTLYKPLHSVDMLTKESELAAVERSDYCAVPAASVVGENVAAWVIADAFLEKFGGDSMEQIRDNFHAYQERVAKR from the coding sequence ATGATACGCTATCTGAGCGCTGGAGAGTCCCATGGACCACAACTGACAGTCATCGTCGAAGGATTTCCCAGCCGCATGCACATTTCAAAAGCAGAAATTGACGAACAACTGCGGCGCAGACAACAAGGATACGGCAGAGGCCGCAGAATGCAAATTGAAACAGATACGGTTGAAATAACAAGCGGTGTACGGTTTGGGCAGACTATGGGCACACCCATCACAATGCTGGTCGGAAACCGCGATTTCAAAAATTGGCAGGAGAAGATGTCGGTCTGGGACGAGGCACCGGACAATTTGAAGCAAGTCACACGTCCCAGGCCTGGGCATGCAGACCTGGCTGGGGCGATAAAATACGATCACGAGGATATTCGCAACGTACTCGAGCGAGCGAGCGCTCGAAACACTGCAACCATGGTTGCAGCAGGTGCACTGGCTCGCCAGTTGCTGGAGCAATTTGGGATACAGGTTGCGGGACACGTCGTCGAAATCGGCGGTGAACAAGTCAGAGAGGTTCCTCATGACTTAACGACTTTACGACAACAGGCGGAGCAGTCTGTTGTTCGGGTCGCAGATAAAACGACGGAAGCCGCTATGATTGAAAAGATTGACGAAGCAAAAGAACGCGGAGACACTGTTGGCGGGGTTTTTGAGATTGTCATTGAAGGCTGCCCTGTGGGGCTGGGAAGCTTTGCGCATCCTGACAGAAAACTTGACGGCCGTCTTGCAAGTGCAATGATGAGCATTCAGGCTATCAAAGGGGTAGAAATCGGACTCGGTTTTGAGGCTGCACGACGGTTTGGATCAAAGGTCCACGATGCAATCGAGTACAATGGGTCCTCATATGTCCGCCCGAGTAACGGAGCCGGCGGGTTGGAGGGCGGTGTAACCAACGGACAGCCAGTTGTGTTGCGTGTTGCCATGAAACCTATCAGTACCTTGTATAAACCCCTGCATAGTGTCGACATGCTGACAAAGGAGTCAGAGTTGGCCGCGGTAGAGCGTTCTGACTATTGTGCAGTGCCAGCGGCTTCTGTTGTTGGAGAAAACGTAGCTGCCTGGGTGATTGCGGACGCATTTCTTGAGAAATTTGGCGGGGATTCAATGGAGCAAATCCGAGATAACTTTCATGCCTACCAAGAACGGGTGGCGAAACGATGA
- a CDS encoding cysteine hydrolase family protein, with product MPEALIVIDYTNDFIADEGSLTCGQPGQDVDKYITDLTKKFVQDGRLVVMAVDVHDEGDPYHPETKLFPPHNLRGTEGRKLYGQLGTYITELADAGFPDNFKWMDKTRYSAFAGTDLELTLRSQGITQLHLVGVCTDICVLHTAVDAYNKSFQLTIHSQGVASFDPQGHDWALRHFSDTLGASII from the coding sequence GTGCCAGAAGCCCTGATTGTGATTGACTATACCAATGACTTCATCGCTGACGAAGGCAGCCTGACATGCGGACAACCCGGTCAAGACGTAGACAAATACATTACGGACCTGACGAAAAAGTTCGTTCAAGACGGAAGACTTGTAGTCATGGCAGTCGATGTACATGACGAAGGAGACCCTTATCACCCTGAGACAAAGTTGTTTCCTCCGCATAACCTGCGGGGTACAGAGGGAAGAAAACTGTATGGACAACTCGGCACATATATCACCGAATTGGCGGATGCGGGATTCCCGGACAACTTTAAGTGGATGGACAAGACTCGTTACAGCGCCTTTGCTGGTACGGACTTGGAATTGACGCTTCGCTCCCAAGGTATTACCCAACTCCACTTAGTAGGAGTCTGTACGGATATCTGTGTGCTTCACACCGCAGTAGACGCCTACAACAAGTCTTTTCAGTTGACTATTCACAGTCAGGGGGTAGCAAGCTTCGACCCGCAAGGACACGACTGGGCACTCCGGCACTTCTCAGATACTCTTGGAGCAAGCATTATTTAA
- a CDS encoding peptidase M42, giving the protein MLRELITKLAGFTAPSGSEQALAEYLLSIVKDYADETYIDTLGNAVAHKRGDGPHTLLTAHMDEPGVMVIHIDDCGFLRLVSVGNLAPTQLIGRQILFSNGVHGVLQAEQVKDKEAITFDKLYVDIGASSKEAAQDSVYIGLAGVVTEELVSIGDHALSGRALDNRVGCAVAIEVFRQAAADGKQVTLAFTSQETVGNRGIKTVAHRVQPDWALVIDGVPAGDTPGSKRMEVKLGKGPAVKIMDKSIVVPVAVKDHLIDAAKSANVDVQFEVRPDAGSDAGTLHLSTTGIPTGGISYPVRYVDSSSPIVDLRDAEQCVQILLKAVQSKA; this is encoded by the coding sequence ATGTTGAGAGAGCTGATTACAAAGCTGGCAGGTTTCACTGCACCATCAGGATCTGAGCAGGCTTTGGCAGAATACTTGCTTTCCATTGTGAAGGACTACGCCGACGAAACCTATATCGATACACTGGGAAATGCCGTGGCACACAAGCGTGGAGACGGCCCTCACACATTACTTACGGCACATATGGATGAACCGGGTGTTATGGTAATTCACATTGATGACTGTGGATTTTTGCGCCTGGTGAGTGTAGGCAATCTCGCGCCGACGCAATTAATTGGCCGCCAAATTCTGTTTTCGAACGGAGTGCACGGCGTATTGCAGGCCGAACAAGTAAAAGACAAGGAAGCCATCACCTTTGACAAACTGTATGTCGACATTGGAGCTTCTTCCAAAGAAGCCGCACAGGACAGTGTTTATATTGGTTTGGCAGGCGTCGTTACCGAAGAACTGGTTAGTATCGGCGACCATGCTCTTAGCGGACGCGCACTGGATAACCGCGTAGGTTGTGCTGTCGCTATTGAAGTGTTTCGACAGGCTGCAGCAGACGGAAAACAGGTCACGCTGGCGTTTACATCACAGGAAACTGTTGGAAACCGCGGCATCAAAACCGTCGCACACCGCGTACAGCCGGATTGGGCGCTGGTCATAGATGGCGTGCCAGCTGGTGATACACCGGGATCGAAACGAATGGAAGTAAAACTCGGCAAAGGACCCGCTGTAAAAATCATGGATAAGAGCATTGTCGTGCCCGTCGCAGTCAAAGACCATCTGATTGACGCTGCAAAATCGGCAAACGTTGATGTCCAATTTGAAGTGCGCCCAGACGCTGGTTCTGATGCTGGCACACTACACTTGTCTACTACAGGAATTCCAACCGGAGGAATTTCCTACCCGGTTCGCTATGTCGACTCCAGCAGTCCAATTGTCGACTTGCGGGATGCAGAACAGTGCGTGCAGATCTTGCTGAAGGCGGTTCAAAGCAAGGCCTGA